A region from the Clostridia bacterium genome encodes:
- the rseP gene encoding RIP metalloprotease RseP, which produces MYALAFMVVIGLVVFVHELGHFLAARASGVRVYEFALGFGPRILSKRVGETLYAVRALPLGGMCRFAGMDDTDMPGEKSDDDDPRSFVNRPFIQRIFIVIAGPLMNFLLAVVVFSALFGVYGVPTATVAEVLQGTPASEAGFAPNDTILAVDGAPVASVAGFVNTVAANWNRSLTVDVRRDGERMSLQVVPAYDPEVKVGRIGVKLSEVPVRTGPAGSVSGALRYTWGIVNTSVVSMKAMISGRAKPDVSGPIGIATMSAQAARAGFSSLMMLVALISTSLGLLNLMPVPILDGGWVVLLAIEQLRGRPLSEGVEGGLKLAGLVLLFALMVYATVGDISRLVGSHF; this is translated from the coding sequence GTGTATGCTCTCGCATTCATGGTCGTGATCGGCCTGGTTGTTTTCGTGCATGAACTCGGCCATTTCCTGGCAGCCCGGGCCTCGGGAGTGCGCGTGTACGAGTTCGCCCTGGGCTTTGGGCCCCGCATCCTGTCGAAACGAGTCGGCGAGACGCTGTACGCGGTGCGTGCTCTTCCCCTCGGTGGAATGTGCCGGTTTGCTGGAATGGACGACACCGACATGCCTGGGGAGAAGTCGGATGACGACGACCCGAGGAGCTTCGTGAACAGGCCGTTCATCCAGAGGATATTCATTGTGATCGCCGGTCCTCTCATGAACTTCCTGCTTGCGGTGGTTGTGTTCAGTGCGCTGTTCGGCGTCTATGGGGTGCCTACTGCAACGGTGGCGGAGGTGCTCCAGGGGACGCCTGCATCGGAGGCAGGTTTCGCGCCGAACGATACAATACTGGCGGTCGATGGCGCGCCTGTGGCAAGCGTCGCTGGATTCGTGAACACGGTCGCGGCGAACTGGAACAGGAGCCTGACCGTAGATGTTAGGCGGGACGGAGAACGCATGTCCCTTCAAGTAGTCCCGGCGTACGATCCTGAGGTGAAGGTCGGCCGAATCGGTGTGAAACTAAGTGAGGTTCCGGTTCGCACAGGACCGGCGGGGTCGGTATCCGGTGCACTAAGGTACACCTGGGGCATAGTGAACACATCAGTCGTCTCCATGAAAGCGATGATCTCTGGCAGAGCAAAGCCAGATGTATCAGGGCCGATAGGAATCGCAACCATGTCGGCGCAGGCCGCGAGGGCAGGGTTCTCGAGTCTGATGATGCTGGTGGCTCTGATATCGACTAGCCTTGGGCTTCTGAACCTCATGCCAGTTCCCATCCTCGATGGCGGGTGGGTGGTGTTGCTTGCCATCGAGCAGCTCCGCGGGCGGCCTTTGTCTGAAGGGGTTGAGGGCGGCCTCAAACTCGCAGGGCTGGTTCTGCTCTTTGCGCTGATGGTCTACGCAACGGTGGGCGACATCTCCCGCCTTGTGGGTTCGCATTTCTAG
- the dxr gene encoding 1-deoxy-D-xylulose-5-phosphate reductoisomerase: MTRLCILGSTGSVGAQALEVARSLGLEIVGLSAWSSVDLLVEQAREFSPRAVAVGDSRCAERARAALSTLSPSPELLIGRDGIAELAAYAEQDLVLNAIVGFEGVYPTLAACAAGHDVALANKETLVAAGQLVMKAAQDAGCTIRPVDSEHSAIWQCLSGQDRSAVSRIILTASGGPFRDRTDLSEVTRAEAVSHPNWAMGPKISVDSATMMNKALEVIEAHWLFGVDPDRIDVLIHRESVVHSMVEFIDGSTIAQLGAADMRVPIQFAITYPKRRRGLSRGLDLASMGTLSFAHPDLNRFPAAGLGHAALLRGGSCPAVMSAANEEAVRLFLAGRIRFTEITPAVIAAMNAFDDTGFDSIDAIARADAWARDYVRGRCRL, translated from the coding sequence TTGACTCGTCTTTGCATTCTTGGCTCCACTGGTTCTGTTGGCGCACAGGCTCTGGAGGTCGCCCGGTCTCTCGGGCTCGAAATCGTTGGGCTCTCAGCCTGGTCCAGTGTTGATCTCCTGGTAGAGCAGGCACGGGAGTTCTCACCGAGGGCAGTGGCTGTTGGCGATTCCCGCTGCGCGGAGAGGGCGCGGGCTGCACTATCGACTCTGTCGCCCTCCCCTGAGCTTCTGATTGGTCGGGACGGCATCGCCGAGCTCGCGGCCTACGCAGAGCAGGACCTGGTGCTGAATGCCATAGTCGGATTCGAAGGCGTGTATCCCACCCTTGCAGCCTGTGCTGCAGGCCACGATGTGGCTCTTGCCAACAAGGAGACGCTTGTGGCCGCGGGGCAATTGGTGATGAAGGCTGCTCAGGACGCAGGGTGCACTATCCGCCCTGTGGACTCTGAGCATTCAGCGATCTGGCAGTGTCTTTCGGGGCAGGACAGGTCTGCTGTGTCGCGCATTATACTGACAGCGTCGGGAGGCCCATTCCGTGATAGGACCGATCTTTCGGAGGTCACCCGAGCTGAGGCGGTGTCTCACCCGAACTGGGCCATGGGACCCAAGATCTCTGTGGACTCAGCCACGATGATGAACAAGGCGCTTGAGGTGATCGAGGCTCACTGGCTGTTCGGAGTGGATCCTGATCGCATCGATGTGTTGATCCATCGAGAGAGCGTGGTGCACTCCATGGTTGAGTTCATCGATGGTTCCACCATCGCGCAGCTAGGGGCGGCAGACATGCGTGTTCCCATCCAGTTCGCGATCACGTACCCGAAGAGGCGACGAGGCCTTTCCCGGGGCTTGGATCTCGCCTCCATGGGAACGCTCAGCTTCGCCCACCCGGATCTGAACCGATTCCCTGCTGCAGGCCTAGGACATGCGGCTCTCTTGCGCGGCGGATCTTGTCCGGCTGTCATGTCGGCTGCAAATGAAGAAGCGGTGCGCCTGTTCCTGGCTGGGAGAATCCGCTTCACCGAGATCACTCCGGCGGTCATCGCGGCCATGAACGCCTTCGATGACACAGGATTCGATTCCATCGACGCTATTGCGCGCGCAGATGCATGGGCGCGCGACTACGTGAGAGGGCGGTGCAGGCTGTAG